One genomic region from Microcella humidisoli encodes:
- the ppa gene encoding inorganic diphosphatase yields MGAYPVVIEIPRGSRNKYEVDHETGRVFLDRVLFTPFVYPTDYGFFENTLGLDGDPVDALVLLEFPLFPGVGVQVRPVGVFNMTDDGGSDAKVICVPAKDPRWAHIQDISDVPEQTRKEIEHFFEHYKDLEPGKWVKTEGWGDADEAEAIVQAGIAAYVPGAH; encoded by the coding sequence ATGGGCGCCTATCCCGTCGTCATCGAGATTCCTCGCGGCAGCCGCAACAAGTACGAGGTCGACCACGAGACGGGTCGCGTCTTTCTCGACCGCGTGCTCTTCACGCCCTTCGTGTACCCCACCGACTACGGCTTCTTCGAGAACACGCTGGGCCTCGACGGCGACCCGGTCGACGCGCTCGTGCTGCTCGAGTTCCCGCTGTTCCCGGGCGTCGGCGTGCAGGTGCGCCCGGTCGGCGTCTTCAACATGACCGACGACGGCGGCAGCGACGCCAAGGTCATCTGCGTGCCGGCGAAAGACCCGCGCTGGGCGCACATTCAGGACATCTCGGATGTTCCCGAGCAGACCCGCAAAGAGATCGAGCACTTCTTCGAGCACTACAAAGACCTCGAGCCCGGCAAGTGGGTCAAGACCGAGGGCTGGGGCGACGCCGACGAGGCCGAGGCGATCGTGCAGGCCGGCATCGCCGCCTACGTGCCCGGCGCCCACTAA
- a CDS encoding C40 family peptidase: protein MRRPGRRVIGAVTLVTALVLALGAAGLQRPTTALAAPSGPSWDDVQEAKGDVEATEIAIARILDTVAEVNAEFEQLRTAALMAGEEHQQATIALDEAETTMQSADRRRDAALERASASGQQAAQLAALLARAGSGDITMALIVSGDDADDLLYRLGTMSALSARTDAVLARALRDRNVADSLSDQAAVARDAHADAVAEAEAVYAAAADAAQQAEAQAAQQRALLDELSVKLATLTGRSAALERAYLDSLEHAEPPSNPGPGQPSQPSPSPSAPAPGPSPSTPAPTPSQPTPRPSTPAPAPSPSSPAPTPAPSPPAPTPSPPPAASGPTPKPAIVTAAIAFARAQLGEPYQYGASGPNSWDCSGLTMMAYSAGGLAIGGHSVSAQYNRAASRGLLVSYSQALPGDLIFYSYGGSASGSKYHVTIYLGNGQMIEAPSPGKPVRIVPVRTYDRIPVVARPSG from the coding sequence ATGCGACGCCCCGGGCGCCGCGTGATCGGAGCCGTCACCCTCGTGACGGCTCTGGTTCTCGCGCTCGGGGCCGCAGGCCTGCAGCGCCCGACCACCGCGCTCGCCGCACCGTCGGGCCCCTCGTGGGACGACGTGCAGGAAGCGAAGGGCGACGTCGAGGCCACCGAGATCGCCATCGCGCGCATTCTCGACACCGTCGCCGAGGTGAACGCCGAGTTCGAGCAGCTGCGCACGGCGGCGCTCATGGCCGGTGAAGAGCACCAGCAGGCCACGATCGCGCTCGACGAGGCCGAGACCACCATGCAGTCGGCCGACCGCCGCCGCGATGCAGCCCTCGAACGCGCGAGCGCCTCGGGGCAGCAGGCCGCCCAGCTCGCGGCCCTGCTCGCGCGGGCGGGCAGCGGCGACATCACGATGGCCCTCATCGTCAGCGGCGATGATGCGGATGACCTGCTCTACCGGCTCGGAACCATGAGCGCCCTCAGCGCGCGCACCGACGCCGTGCTGGCGCGGGCCCTGCGCGACCGCAACGTCGCCGACTCCCTCAGCGATCAGGCCGCGGTCGCGCGCGACGCCCACGCCGACGCGGTGGCCGAAGCCGAAGCCGTCTACGCCGCCGCCGCGGACGCCGCCCAGCAAGCCGAGGCGCAGGCCGCGCAGCAGCGCGCGCTGCTCGACGAGCTCTCGGTCAAGCTCGCCACCCTCACCGGCCGCTCGGCCGCCCTCGAGCGCGCCTACCTCGACTCGCTCGAGCATGCCGAACCGCCGTCGAACCCCGGGCCCGGCCAGCCGAGCCAGCCCTCGCCGAGCCCGAGCGCGCCTGCTCCCGGCCCGAGCCCCAGCACTCCCGCGCCCACGCCGAGCCAGCCGACCCCGCGGCCCAGCACGCCGGCGCCGGCGCCGTCGCCGAGCAGCCCGGCTCCGACACCCGCGCCGAGCCCCCCGGCTCCGACGCCGAGCCCGCCGCCTGCCGCATCCGGACCCACCCCGAAGCCGGCCATCGTCACCGCCGCGATCGCCTTCGCGAGGGCGCAGCTCGGCGAGCCCTACCAGTACGGGGCGAGCGGCCCGAACTCGTGGGACTGCTCAGGACTCACGATGATGGCCTACTCGGCGGGCGGGCTCGCGATCGGCGGGCACTCCGTCTCGGCGCAGTACAACCGGGCGGCCTCTCGCGGCCTGCTCGTGTCGTACAGCCAGGCGCTGCCGGGCGACCTCATCTTTTACAGCTACGGCGGCTCAGCATCCGGATCGAAATATCACGTCACCATCTACCTCGGTAACGGGCAGATGATCGAGGCGCCGTCGCCGGGCAAGCCCGTGCGCATCGTGCCGGTGCGCACGTACGACCGCATCCCGGTCGTCGCGCGGCCGAGCGGCTAG